One region of Solanum pennellii chromosome 6, SPENNV200 genomic DNA includes:
- the LOC107022348 gene encoding uncharacterized protein LOC107022348: MIIPEKIDIQEEIQKVDIPDFYANKRTIGIATILNELSNNYLNENAIWSYYNRDQTMIYSNCKDIRAADMEEVRQWILSLLKPEQTPTTRAIRKNFISQDLMTRYCKLIGQKYPDHLWSKYNGEDNYVPGVQLE; the protein is encoded by the coding sequence ATGATAATACCAGAAAAAATAGATATACAAGAAGAGATACAGAAGGTGGATATCCCAGATTTTTATGCAAACAAAAGGACTATTGGGATAGCTACTATATTAAATGAGTTATCAAACAACTACCTAAATGAAAATGCAATTTGGAGTTATTACAACAGAGATCAAACAATGATATACTCCAATTGTAAAGATATAAGAGCAGCAGATATGGAAGAAGTACGACAATGGATATTAAGTCTGCTAAAGCCAGAACAAACACCTACAACAAGAGCTATCAGGAAAAATTTCATTTCTCAAGACTTGATGACCAGATACTGCAAACTGATTGGACAAAAGTATCCAGACCATCTATGGTCAAAATACAATGGCGAAGATAACTATGTCCCGGGAGTACAACTGGAATAA